From Paenibacillus sp. FSL H8-0537:
CCTTTTTTTTGGCGGACTGAGGTTCCGTTATTCTTGGTTTTACTCCGATTTCAGGCCGTAAGCGGACAGGAAATCCGCTATCTCCCTCATTATTCCCTAAAAATGGAATCAGGCGGTGCATTAGCTGCTCCTCAGTCCGCAGCCGGTGCCATAACCCGTGATCCTATTGAAATAGCGGCTGCTGTGTCCGCCAAGTCCATCATCGTGCAGGGAGTAAACCGGAGTCGGTTGTGAGACTGCGGCGGGAAGATATTAGATGCTAAAATGGATCAGCTTCTGGCTCGCTTACATTTGCACACACGCCTAATCACATAAAAAAACGATGGAGCAAACGGCAGCACGCCGTTAATCCCATCGCTTCTATGCTTAATATATTTAGCCAGACTACTCCACCCTTGTGCTAAATCCCTTTCATTTACAAGTCCAAATTTCCCTACAACCGAGCTTTGCCTCGAAAATATTTCTTCACCACTTCATAAGCCAGCTTCGGCCTGCGATAGCGGTCCACAATGCCTTTGCTGTTCTGCGTTCCGGCGCGGGCGAGCAGCCAGCCTGTGCCTTCGGTTACCCGGCAATCGCAAAACTGCCAGATGAACATGCCGGACATGTACTCCCTCGACGTGTACGCCTGCAAATTCGCTTCAATAATATCTGCCTGGCGCTCCTCTGTGCCGCGTACCCGGTTCGGGTCGCGCAAGCCGTAATGGCCGTCGCCGCCAAACTCGCTCATAATCATCGGCTTGCCCGCACCGCCTGCGGCATCGGCCCAGCCTCGCGCCGCATCGCATAGCTCGCCTGGATCTTCATCGCCATACCAGCCCGGGTACAAATTACAGGACACGATGTCGGCAAGGTCAAAGCAAATTTCCTTCTCGCGGTGATGGGAAGCAAACGTTAGCGGCCTGCTGCTGTCCATTGCCCGAATTTGCTCCAGCTGCCGCTTGTAGTGAACGCGCCCTTCCTCCAAATCGCTGGCGCATTCATTCAAAATCGCCCAAATGACAATCGAGGGATGATTAAAATGCTGCTCCACCATCTCGCGATTAACCTGCTCGCACTGCCAAATAAAATTTGGATTGCGCATTTGCTCAATTGACAAGCCGCGGGCATGATTTTCTTCCCATACCAGCACACCGTGCTCATCGCATAAATCGAGAAAACGCTCATCATTCGGATAATGGCTAGTTCTCACCGCGCTTGCGCCCATATCCAGCATCAACTGTAAATCGTGTGCCATAAGCGGCAGCGGTAAAGCTGAACCTGTCAGCGGATGATCCTCATGCCGATTAAAACCTTGCAGCACGATATCCTCGCCGTTCAATTGAATGCGTCCACGCTCCGTTGTAACCGTTCGGAAGCCTACGCGCTCCACCAAATCATCGACGGGAGCCGCTTGGCCTTCGATTTGCACCAAAACCTGCAGTAAATACAAAGCCGGATTTTCCTGCGACCAAGACTGCACCTGATCCATGCTGAAAATGCCGCCTACACTCGCCGTCTCTCCCGGCTGCAAGCTCACGCTGCCAAGCTCCAGCGTCTGCCCTGCAATCGTCGCCGTCAGCCTAGTATCCAACTGCACCTGCGTATGCTTCTTCGATAGCGCTGGATAGCGCACACAAGCGCGAATCTCTGCCTGCCAGCTGCCAGCACTTTGCTGTCCTGCTTCCGATTCTGTTTCTGTTTCTGTTTCTGAAGTTAAATTTTTCAAAGGGGTGAAAGATATGCGCTCAACAAACAGCTCCTGAATTTCCTCCAGCATGACAGGACGAATAATTCCGCCGTATGTATAATAGTCGTTAGGGACGTGAAGCGACGATGCTTCGCTAAAAGAATTATCCACGAGCACGGCAAGCTCATGTGTACCCGCTTCAACATCGCGAATGACGGCATCGAATGCCGTATACGCATTATAATGGCGGGCAACCGGCTTTCCATCAAAAAACACATTGGCTGTATGGCTCACGCCTTTAAAAATAAGACGAAGCGACGTCCGTTTCTCCAAGGTCACTTTGGTGCGGTAAACACCTCTGCCACTGTATGTCAGCAGCTCCGGATGCGTCTCCCAGCAGCCCGGAACCGCCAGCCTATATCGATATTGAAGCGATTCCAGCTGAATTTCTCCATCCGGAACCGTGACAAAATCCCACATACCGCCGAGGTCTCTTACTTTTCGAATTGTATTAGTCTGAAATAATCTGGACATGCTTTGCCTCCCCAATATGGCTTTAACGCCCCTATTGTAAACGCTATTATTTTATCACTATTTCCGTTTTTTGCAAGGCGCCCTTTGCATGGCATATGTATGCAAACAGCAAATACACGGGCCCGTGCAGTGAACATTTCTAAAAAATGTCCAGAATGCCGGTACCCGTGTATGATACAAACGCGATTACTATTCTTTTTTGTTCGATCAATAGCTCAGAAATGCTGTTTTAAGCTTTGCTTAGCGCTTTTGCGGCATAGCGATTCTCAGGAATCGGCAGCTCCAAATTGCCGCGGAGCGTATCATGCTCATACTCTGTCCGGTAGATGCCGCGCTCCTGCAAAATCGGCACAACTAGATCGACGAAGTCATCCAGCCCCTTCGGCACAGAAGAATGAATAATGAAGCCGTCGGCACCCTCTTCCTCATGCCACTGCTGAATTAAGTCAGCGATTTTCTCCGGCGTACCGATAAAGTCGGTGCGCGGTGTCGCTACGCTTAGCGCGACCTGGCGCAGCGTTAAGCCATGCTCCCGAGCTTTGCTCTTGATTTTGTCCGTGCCGCTGCGGAAGCTGTTGCTGCCGAGATCGCCAATGTCCGGGAATGGCTCATCGAGCGGAAACTGCGAGAAGTCGAAATGCTCGAAGAAGCGGCCCAAAAATTGCAGCGCCTTATCAATAGACACGAGGCTCGCCAGCTCCTCGTATTTGCGGTCTGCTTCTTCCTGCGTATGTCCGATAATGGGAGAAATGCCTGGGAAAATGCCAATTTCATCTGCTGACCGGCCATACGCTGCCGCTCTATTTTTCACATCGAGATAGAAAGCTTTCGCTTCCTCCAAGGACTCATGCCCCGTAAATACCGCATCGGCACTTTTCGCTGCCAAGTTGCGTCCATCCTCCGAGGAGCCCGCTTGGAAAACAACCGGCTGACCCTGCTTCGAGCGGGCAATATTGAGCGGCCCCTGCACGGAGAAAAACTCGCCTTTATGATTCAAACGATGCAGCTTCTCCGGGTCAAAAAACACGCCCGATTCCTTATCCCGCACAAAAGCATCATCTTCCCATGAATCCCAAAGCCCGCGCGTTACCTCCAAATATTCCTCGGCAATGCGGTAGCGCTGCGGATGCGTTGGATGATCCGCCTTGCTGTAGTTTTTCGCCGAGCCTTCAAGTGGTGACGTGACGACATTCCAGCCGCCGCGCCCGCCGCTAATATGATCGAGCGAAGCAAACTGCCGGGCTACGGTGAACGGCTCGCTGTAGGACGTCGACAGCGTGCCAACCAAGCCGATCTTCGAAGTAACCGCCGCCAGCGCGGAAAGGATAGTCAGCGGCTCAAAGCGATTCAAGAAATGAGGCAGCGAATGCTCGGTAATGTAGAGCCCATCTGCAATAAATACAAGATCGAATTTGCCCGCCTCAGCCTTCTGCGCCTGCTGCTTGTAAAATTCAAAATTAACGCTGGCATCCGTCACGGCATCCTTATGTCTCCAAGCCCCAACATGACCGCCAACCCCATGAACAATCGCACCAAATTTGATTTTTTTCCGCTTAGCCATAACCAATTCCTCCTCCGAATGTTTATTAAGACAATAATGCCGTTTCCTGAAGCTGCAGCTTGTAGCATTTCACCAAAACATCGCCATTGTACATTTCCTTATCCGTTGCCCGTTCAAAGCCAAGCCGCTCATAAAGCTTAATGGCAGACGCCATTAAATCAGAGGTGTGCAGATGCAGCGTGGAAGCCCCAAGCGCGAGCGAACGGCGAATGCTTTCCTTGATCAGCTCTGTCGCCACGCCAAGCCCGCGGGCCTCTGGCGCTACCCCAAGCAAGCGAATAATCGGTGAATCGATTTGCAGCTCTGGACGCCCATAGGCGGTAGTCGACGAAGTGAACAGCAGCACACTGCCGACGATCTCCCCATTCACCTCCGCAACTATGCGCGCCTGGGGTCCTTCCTTATCAACCGATTCAATAATAGAAGCCTTATAATCGGCCCAGCGATCGGGTGACATAACAGCCTCGTACTGCGAATAAGCAGCTACGACGATGCGCAAAATCGCCTCGCGGTCTTCCGCTACCGCATCCCGAACTTCAACTTTGATATTCGCCACACTATACACACCTTTCGCATGATTTTTATCGGAATTATAGAATAAAAAGAGCCTTGAGCGCTTCATCTATAAGATGACGTCTAGGAGCCCTTTTGTTAAAATATAGGAATTTATAAGTTTCATTCTTATAACCAGCCTATATTTCTCGGACTGAAACGCGCCGCGCCGACTAAGGCCGGCGACGGCCGTTTCACCTTATTCGCTTCGTTTATTGCTTATTCGTTTCACCGAACGGCTCCAAATAAAGGCTGGCCAGATTGGCGAAATAAGCAGCGGTCAGCGGCAGCGCCTGCTCATCGATATCGAAAGCCGGATGATGCCATTCCTGCGGGCCCGCTGTTCCCATGAAAAAAAACAAACCCGGCACTTGCTTCTGATAAAAAGCGAAATCCTCTCCGGCAGAAGACGGAAGCGGCTCTACGACCTGCAGCAACGTTTCGTGAGCTGCTGCGACTGCTGCTTCTACTAAAGCCGGGTCATTTTGAACCGCTGGCGGCCCTTTAATCCAGCGCACCGTCGCAGTTGCGCCGAACGCTGCTGCTACATTTTCCACCACCTGCTTGAAACGTTCCAGCACATGCTGCCTCACCTGCTCATCAAAGGTGCGAATCGTCCCGTCGAAGACAGCCTTTTCCGCTATGACATTCCAAGCGGTTCCGCTTTGAATGCGCGTCACGCTAACGACCGCGCTCAGCAGCGGGCTGACATTGCGGCTGACGATCGATTGCAGCGCCGTCACAATATGCGCCGCCGTCACAATCGGATCAATGCTTGCTTCCGGCACAGCCGCATGGCTGCCTTTGCCCGTCACCTCAACAACAAAACCATCGGCTGCTGCCATTATCGGTCCCGGCTTTATGCCAATCGTCCCGACGGGCAGATCCGGCTTATTATGAATGCCATAAATCGCCCCTACACCTTCAAGCGCGCCGCTTGCAATGACCACCTGTGCGCCTGTCGCCTTCTCCTCAGAAGGCTGAAAAATAAGGCGCACCGTTCCCGCCAGCGTCTCCTCGCGCTGCTTGAGCAGCAAAGCTGCACCGATGAGCGAAGCGGTATGATAATCATGCCCGCAAGCATGCATTTTTCCCGCCACTTGCGATGCATAAGGCAGCCCCGTCTCCTCTTGGATCGGCAGTGCATCAATATCGGCCCGCAAAGCCAGAACAGGCCCGCTGCGTTTGCCGCCTACTTCGGCGACTACACCCGTTTTCAGCCCATAATCGACGATGCGAATGCCCGCTTCCGTAAGCCAGCCTTGAATCGCCTTCGTCGTGGCGAACTCTTCATTTGATAATTCGGGATGCTGGTGCAGCTGGCGCCGTATTTCAATCAGCTTTGCGCCTAGCTGCTGCGTCCTCTCCGCCGCCTGTGTATCCGCCATGCCAAGTCCTCCCCCGCATCGTGCTTTCGCTCCAGCCTATTCATGCTGCCTGCCCTACTACTTGCCTTTCACAGTCCACTTTAAACCTTCTAGCTTTCTACAGCAAGCTCAGCGAAAGCTTCCGATAGCAGCTCATAGGAATGAATTCTAGCTTCAAAATCCTTAACCGCCGTCGTTATAATAAACTCATTGACGTGATGCTTCTCCTGCCATTCCAGCAGCCGCCTCCGAACGGTCTCCTTCGAGCCTTTCGTAATTTCGGCTTCCTTCACTTCAACCCTATAAGGCTGGCCCGATTGTCTGCCGAATTCTTCCGCCTGTTCGACGGTTCCGACCGTTAGCGTCTTGCCATTTTCCAAATGAATTTTAACGTTTTTATGATCAGAGGCCAGCAGTGCTGCCTCCTCATCGGTATTAGCGGCAATGAGCGACAGCGCCAAAATCGCCTGCGGCTGCTTGCCTTTATCCGAGCGGAACTCCGCATGATAAGCGGTCAGCGCCTCTTCCGCGATAGCTGCATCACTGTTAATAAATTGGGCAAACACATACGGGTAACCGGCTTCAGCTGCCAGCTTCGCACTGGCTACACTGGCACCAAGCACATAGATTTCGGCTGGCTGCTCTGGCACAGGGGAAGCCTGCAGCCCAGCCAGCTCATGCTCCGCGGGCAGCGTATTTTTCACAAAATGCTCTAATTCCACCAGCTTATCCTGCAGCGACTGCTCCTGTGAAATGCCTTTCTGCAAAGCCTGCGTGGAACGCGGCAGCCCGCCCGGCGCGCGGCCGATTCCTAGATCGACACGGCCTGGAGCAAGTGTCGCCAGCAAATTAAAGTTTTCCGCTACTTTATAAGGGCTATAATGCTGGAGCATAATACCGCCTGAGCCAATGCGAATACTTTTTGTTTGAGCAAGCAAAAACGAAATCAGCACCTCAGGCGAGGAGCCGGCAACTTGCGCCGAATCATGATGCTCGGATACCCAGAAGCGGTTGTAGCCGAGCTGCTCCGCCTTTTTCACCAGTGTGAGTGTATTTTGAAAAGCCTCTGCCGGCGTGCTGCCAGGAAAAACAGGGCTTTGGTCTAAAATGCTAAGCTTAATCGCCATTTTCATTCTCTCCCATCGTCGGTTGCCTTGCAACGCTCGTTTATATGCTATAGCTAGGTTCCGGCGCGATTCGCTTCAGAAACTGCTTGGTCCGTTCTTCCTTCGGCTTGCCGAACAGCTCGCTCGGCTTGCCTTCTTCGACGATAACACCACCGTCCATAAAGACGACATGGCTTGCGACATCGCGGGCAAAGCCCATTTCATGCGTGACGACGATCATCGTAATGCCTTCTCCAGCGATTTTGCGAATGACATCAAGCACCTCGCCAACAAGCTCCGGATCAAGCGCCGACGTCGGCTCATCGAACAAAATCACTTCCGGGTTCAGCGCAAGCGCCCGGGCGATACCTACCCGCTGCTGCTGTCCGCCGGATAGCTCGCTTGGGTAAGCGTCAAGCTTCGCCGCAAGCCCTACCTTCTCCAGCATTTGCGTGCTGCGCCGCCTTGCTTCGTCTTTGGGCAGCTTTTGCACAATGAGCAGCCCTTCCATGACGTTTTCCAGCGCCGTCTTATGCTTGAATAAATTGTAATGCTGGAACACCATAGCCGAGCGCTGGCGCAGATTATGAATATCTTTTTTCCCTGCTGCCTTGAAGTCCAGCTCGAAATCCCCAATGCGGATTTGCCCATTATCGGGCTTCTCCAAATAATTGATGCAGCGCAGCAAGGTTGTTTTACCCGACCCGCTTGGGCCTAATATGACAACGACCTCGCCTTTTTCCACCGTCAGATCGATGGATTGAAGCACCTGATTTTTCCCAAACGACTTGGAAATCTGCTTCAGTTCAATCATGCTACGCCACCTCGATTGTATTTATTAATTCTCCGCTCCAGCCAAGCTGTAGCCTGCTCGATTAATATGGTCATGCCCCAGAACAGCACCGCTGCTGCAATGTAGGCTTCAAGAAACTTCCAGTTTGTGGCAGCGACAATTTGCGCTTGGGCATTGATTTCAACAACAGATACGGTAAAAGCGAGCGTTGAACCGTGCAGCATGCCAATCAAATTGTTGGATAGATTCGGCAAGCAGACGGCGAGCGCCTGCGGCAGTACGATACGGCGCAGCGCCTGCGGCGTCGTCATTCCAATGGAATAAGCGGCCTCCATCTGTCCGCGGTTCACCGCAAGAATGCCTGCGCGTACAACCTCCGACATATAGGCGCCTGCAGTAATCGAGAAAGAAATATAAGCAAATCCGATTAACGGAATAACCGTTGAATTAAAGCCAAGTCCGAGTGCGCTTGCCAGCCCATCGATTATGATCGGAAGGCCGAAATAGATAAGCAGCAAATGCATAAGCATCGGCGTACCACGAATGAATAACACATAAGCGCTAGCCAGCGGGTATAGAACCGGAATGCGATAAATACGAATAAGGGCAATTGCTGTACCAATAATGAAACCGACGAACACCGAGACGATGGTAATATAAAGGGTATTCGGCAGCGCCTTGAACAAGCTGAGAAAGGCCGTCCATATAAATCCAGGGTCTAGTGACATCAGGCTCAGCCTCCTTTCTCAAAGCGCGCGATGAGCGTCCGCTTCCACAGCCTTCTTTTACCATAACGCTCCGCCGGTTCGGCCACTTGTTTCTCATGACGCAGCAGCCTGCGCTCTAAATAATGGAAGGTCCGCTCCAATATCGTGCTGATTACAAAATAAATAAGGGACAAAGCAATGTAGGTTTCGATAAAATGCTGAGTTGCCGAGGCTAGCGTCTGCGACTTGCCCGTCATTTCCATGGCGCCCAGCGTGAACGCCAGCGACGTGTCCTTCAGGTTGCCAATGACGAGATTCGCCAAAATCGGGATCGATATCGCCAGCGCCTGCGGCAGTACAATTCGGGTAAACGCCTGATAGCCGCTCATTCCAATCGCATAGGCCGCCTCTACCTGCCCACGATCCACCCCATTGACCGCCGCCCGAATCGCCTCAGATATAAAAGCGCCACTATGGAGAGCATAAGCCAAAATAACGAAAACGAGCACATTGGCCCGTGATACATCGATATGAACCAGCTTAAGCAATTCCGGAAGGCCGTAATAAATGAGAAAGAGCTGAATCAATATGGGCGTTCCGCGGAAAAAGGATACATACACCTGCGAAAACCGCTGCAATACGGGAGTTTTGTAAAGCCGGGGCAGCGCGATTATAAAACCAACCACGATGCCCAGCAAAATGGATGCAGCTACAATAAACAAGGTGATATGCAGGTAAGACAGCAATTTGGGTATGAAATCTAGCAAGTAATGAATATCAAATTTTCTGCCCATAGGTTTCCCTCCGTCTTACACCCTTGACCAGCAAGTTAGTAGCACCATTTATTTTTTTACAACTTCATCAAGCGGTTTTGTGTAGTCTTCGCCAAGCCACTCTACGCTCAGCTTCGACAGCGTTCCGTCTGCTTTAACCTCTTTAATTGCTGCATCCAGCTTGTCTGCCAGCTCCTGGCTGTCTTTCCGAAGCACGAACAGCACGTCGGATTGAATGAGCGGGTCGCCTACCGTTTTCATCGCAGGTTTGCCATCTGTGTCAGGGTAGAACGGAAGCGAGAAGTCAGTAGCAAGCGTTGCATCTACGCGGCCGCTTTTGAGCAAGGCAATTCGGTCGTTGGCAGCGCCGCTGGAGTAAACAATTTCATACGGATTGTTGTGATCCTTGTTGTATTGCTCCAGGAAAAAGGCCTGATTGCTCGTTGGCGATGTGAACACTTTTTTGCCTGTCAAATCGTCGATTGAATGAATCGTCGTATTGTCTCTGTACACTGCGATTTTGGAAAGGAAAATGCTGTACGGCTCTTTATTAAAAAGGAATTTGGCCTCACGCTCTGGATTTTTCTCCATTTGGTGAGCGACAAAATCGATTTTTTTCGTCTCAAGGCTTAGCAGCAAGCTTGAAAATTCTTGTGTTTGGAATTCAAACTCATATTCCGGAAGGCGTTTATCGATTTCTCTAACCAGCTCAACGTCGAAGCCTGTCAGCTTGCCGTCCTCATCGATAAAGCATACATTCGGGAACTGGGTACCCGTGCCGACAATAATTTTCTTCACTTCCTGAGCCGGGCTAGCACTTGCCCCTGCACCGCTGTTTGCTGTTTCATTCGCGCCATTATTTGCAGCTCCGCACGCCGTCAGCGTAAAGGACAATACCAGCAGCGTAGCTAAAAAAGTTCTTTTTTTCATAAAAATCGTTCCCCCATATTTTCTCGTTTTTTATAAATACTATAAAACCTATAATTCCTACCTACTAAGTAAGAATTGTTCTGTCACTAATTTATCATCCGCCCAGCAAACCGTCAATGCCTCGGATAATAGGGTTTTTCTATACTCTTATCTAAACATTCGATAGGTCGGCTTCAGGGCAGCTCTGTTCGTATGTCGAATTTTCTCGTTTTATGTTTTACGTTTTACGTTTACGCCCCGCTGACGAAAGGCAGTGCTTTGACAAGCTTCACCAAGCTTTCGAAAAAAGGACTGCTCTCCCCGTTAAGCATAATCAGGTTCGTATCCAGCGACAGTCCCTCCACTTCCGGAATCGTAATCGGGAAAAGCTGGCCAGCCTGAACCTCGTCATAGGCAGACAGACTTGGCAGGAAGCAGATCCCCAGCTTTTGCAGCACGAGCCTCTTCGCGGTTTCCAAATTATCTGTGTGGCAGGACATTTCCGGCGGTTCATTAAGCGATTCAAAAACCCGCTGAAGCCTTACCCAGTCCAGCGCTCCACATTCAAAAAACACCAGCGGCTGGTTGCCTATCGCCCTTAGCGTAATCTGCTTTTCTTTCAGAAAAGGGTGGCCCTCATACACATGCAGCCGAATGGCGTCATCCAGCAGCTTAACCGAGCGTAAGCCGGGATGGGTCGTTTGACGGACAAAGCCGATATCGACCTCTTTGCTGAGCACCTTTTCCACAATATCATCCGTCGGAGCGGTCACCGTCTTGAAGCGAATGCCAGGATGCTTCTCCTTCAGCGCTGGCAGCAGCCTCGGCACCAAATAATTTGCCGTTGACACAGTACAGCCAATTCTCAGCTGGGCAGGCATCTCCTGCTTCTGATGCAGCTGTTTGCGACCCTTTTCCAGCGTCTGCAAAATTTGCTGGGCGTACGGCAGGAACCGCTTGCCTTCCTCGGTCAATTGAATTTGCTTGCCCATGCGGTCGAACAGCTTGCAATCAAGCTCCCGCTCCAGCGACTGAATTCTCGCCGTTACGGACGGCTGGGAAAGAAATAGGCTTTCCGCAGCCTTATTAAAGCTGCCGTAGTAAATGACATAGACGAATGCTTCTATATTTTCGATATTCACCGGGAGGGCCTCCTCGCAAAATACAACTTAACCAACTTGTTAACTTGGAATTATGTTGTGATAATGGTAATCCACATCTACCTAGGTGTCAATGGGCGAAAGAGAAATAAATATCCCCATAGCCGGACCATTCATCGCCCGCGGTTTTGTGGATGCAAGAAAAACGGACACCTCGCGGGTGTCCGTCATTGGAGTTACTATGATCCGATAAAAACGGAAGGCCCTGAGCTTCAGGCCTATCCTTCTAACTCCTCTGGGCTCATCGTCAGACCGCTCTCATCCGGATCGGCCATATCCAGCAGTTCACTGGTGGTGACAAAACGATAGCCTTCTGCAGCCAGTTCTTCCACCAGCACCCGAACCGCTTCTATGGTCTGGGAACGGTCCCCGTACCCGTCATGAAACAGCAAGATACTGCCGGGCGCGATCGCCTGCCGTGTATGCTCCAGAATATAATCAACGCCTGGCGTTTCCCAGTCCTTGGCCGCTCCATTTACCGTGCCGATTGACCGGTATCCGTACTCTGCAGCCAGAGACAGAATGCTGTCATTCACGCCAAAGAATGGCGGTCTGAAGCTACGTACCTGTTGCCCTGTAACCTTCCGCATAAGGACATCTGTTCGCTGCAGCTCCCCACTAGCTTCCTCCAACGTCAGTTCAGTAAGGTCTGGATGGGAATATGTATGATTCCCGAGCTCGTGGCCCTCCTGATGCACAACGGCCGCCATTTCTGGATGCGCTTCCATCTCCTGACCAATCATAAAAAAGGTTGCTCGTCCTCCCACACTGCGAAAAATATCAAGCAATTGGCTCGTATATACCGGATTCGGACCATCATCAAATGTGAAGGCCACTACCTTTTCCCTTACAGAAACCTGATGTATCATGGATAATTTGTTCATGAAATGACCGACTCCTCTTCATAATTATAACTTGTCCACTCTCTATCATTTTGACAGAAACAGAATGATTTCGCATCCTCATTTGGAAGACTCCCCACATCTATACCTTGGTAATCTTCAGCACACCCTAGGTGCAGCTATGTCAGAGTATCACGATGCAGTTTAGGTAACTTGACCTGAAATTTGTCCGTACAATCGGACGATCGTAATTATGCTCATCTCTCTTGTATAATGAGACTTTGGGCTAAAATTATTATTCCCTGTGCCTTTCATGACTTCATGTCTTATGCAAAAATAAACTGATTCTTCCGCCCACACAGCTATTTGATTATGGTCGGTGAAGGATTTATTGGAATCTACCCTATTCTCGCTGCCTATTCCGAGAAATTTTGACGTTTTCATTAAAATAAGTGACGCTTGTTCTCTAGTTATAAGACCATTTGGATTAAACCTACCATCTCCAACTCCAGTAATAATACCGAATGCAGCAATACTTAAAATGTTATTGTCGTCTGTATCATTAAAGGGCTCTGCCAATTTCAAGCCTTTCTCATTGATGATCGTATCTAATTTCTTGCCTGTTGTTGTTTCTATTAATGGGACAATTAAGGATATAAATTCGCCTCGTGTTATATTTTTTTCATATCCAGATTGCATCGACAAAGGTAATAGTTTATTTTTAATCGCAAAAGATACATCGTCTTTGGCCCAAACCGACGGAAAGGAAGCCGTCGTATAAGGGATTGCGACGTTATCCATTATCTGAATAGGTGTAGGATGAGGATCGTAATCGAATGTGTCAAGAGCTAATTCTCCCACACCATTAGATCCTGAGCCCATCAGGGTACCATCGGATTTTAATGCGAACGTAAAAGCCGCTTTTGCCGTAATATCTATGACATCATCGAGAACTTTCTGAGGTGTATAGCGCGACTCTGTTGAGCCATCCCCTAACTGTCCTTCTTGATTACCGCCCCAGGTCCATAGACTATGATCCTTTTTAATGACAGCTATGTGGTTGCGTCCATCGACCTTTATAACATCACTCATAAGCTTAACAGGTGTAAACTGTGCCTTCACTATACTTTGACTTCCATCAGCATAGGGCTTAAACGCCCACGTCTCTACTTTACCTGTAAATAGGAGACCGTCTTCATTCTCGCCCCAACCCCAAAGGGTGCTGTCCTTCTTAATTGCAAATGCGTTACTGCCAATCCCGTGAACACTTTTTACATCCATCATTATTTTAACTGGTGCGATTATATCAACCTCTTGCGTCTTAATTCCTAATCCGCCAGAATAGTTATCTCCCCATCCCCAGAGTGAGTCATCCTCTTTCAACGCATAATAGCAATTAAGATTTGCACTGATTTGTTTTACTCCAGACATAACTTGTTTGAAACTCTTATTGTCTGCATATACTGGCTTTACCCAAACGGTTCCGTCTGTTTTCAGTACTAACACTTGATCGTACGAAGCAGTAGCTTCTCGAACCCCCTCCATTACTTTAATGGGTTTTGTAACGCCTTGGTCGTTTTCATCACTTTGTATAGACCATAGACTGTGATCTGATTTAATGGCAAAACTACTCCACCAATTCCCATATACGGCTATGACATCATCCATTAATTTGGATTTGCTTGCTCGTTGAGGAGATTGATCACCTCTAGAATCATTAAATGTGCCCTTTCCCCAATACCATAGACTCCCATCTTTTTGGATTGCAAGTACACGTCCGTTGGCACTAGCAATCGTATCCCCGAATTTTCTTTCTGCCGCGATTACATTAGAAGGAACTAGAGAGAAAAAAAGCGATACAGTAATAAGACA
This genomic window contains:
- a CDS encoding S-layer homology domain-containing protein, coding for MLKGLLGCLITVSLFFSLVPSNVIAAERKFGDTIASANGRVLAIQKDGSLWYWGKGTFNDSRGDQSPQRASKSKLMDDVIAVYGNWWSSFAIKSDHSLWSIQSDENDQGVTKPIKVMEGVREATASYDQVLVLKTDGTVWVKPVYADNKSFKQVMSGVKQISANLNCYYALKEDDSLWGWGDNYSGGLGIKTQEVDIIAPVKIMMDVKSVHGIGSNAFAIKKDSTLWGWGENEDGLLFTGKVETWAFKPYADGSQSIVKAQFTPVKLMSDVIKVDGRNHIAVIKKDHSLWTWGGNQEGQLGDGSTESRYTPQKVLDDVIDITAKAAFTFALKSDGTLMGSGSNGVGELALDTFDYDPHPTPIQIMDNVAIPYTTASFPSVWAKDDVSFAIKNKLLPLSMQSGYEKNITRGEFISLIVPLIETTTGKKLDTIINEKGLKLAEPFNDTDDNNILSIAAFGIITGVGDGRFNPNGLITREQASLILMKTSKFLGIGSENRVDSNKSFTDHNQIAVWAEESVYFCIRHEVMKGTGNNNFSPKSHYTREMSIITIVRLYGQISGQVT